The proteins below come from a single Arthrobacter sp. B1I2 genomic window:
- a CDS encoding F0F1 ATP synthase subunit epsilon yields the protein MAELEVEIVAADHFVWSGAAKMVKARTSDGEIGILPGHSPLLAILAEGELAIQPVSGDRIAVDVDGGFFSVDNNRVVIVADNAQLGGSATAGIR from the coding sequence ATGGCTGAGCTTGAGGTTGAGATTGTCGCAGCGGACCACTTCGTGTGGTCCGGAGCGGCCAAGATGGTCAAGGCCCGCACCAGCGATGGTGAAATCGGAATCCTGCCCGGCCACTCGCCCCTGCTGGCGATCCTGGCCGAGGGTGAACTGGCCATCCAGCCGGTGTCCGGGGACCGTATTGCGGTAGATGTGGACGGTGGCTTCTTCTCCGTTGACAACAACCGCGTGGTGATCGTTGCTGACAACGCCCAGCTGGGCGGCTCGGCTACCGCTGGGATCCGCTAG
- a CDS encoding DUF2550 domain-containing protein, translating into MDAPGIPFIALAIAFGLLIFALCLSGVRRFNLRRALGTVDASICVAGNSWQMGVCRYQDNDLEWFRLISLSVRPKYTFKRSSLELLGRRKPTEAEAVKVQPDVVIVELRYEGQDLHLAMKFDAYTGLSSWLEAGPVIGVGTWR; encoded by the coding sequence ATGGACGCACCGGGTATTCCGTTCATCGCACTGGCAATCGCGTTCGGATTGCTGATCTTTGCACTGTGCCTTTCGGGGGTACGCCGCTTCAACCTGCGGCGTGCCCTCGGCACGGTGGACGCCTCCATTTGCGTTGCTGGAAACAGCTGGCAGATGGGGGTTTGTCGTTATCAGGACAACGACCTTGAATGGTTCAGGCTTATTTCCCTAAGCGTCCGCCCCAAGTACACGTTCAAACGAAGTTCGCTGGAGCTCCTGGGCCGCCGGAAACCAACGGAGGCCGAGGCCGTAAAGGTCCAGCCGGACGTGGTGATCGTCGAACTCCGGTATGAGGGGCAGGACCTGCACCTTGCCATGAAGTTCGACGCATACACGGGTCTTTCATCCTGGCTGGAAGCGGGTCCGGTGATAGGCGTAGGGACCTGGCGCTAG
- a CDS encoding phosphatidylglycerol lysyltransferase domain-containing protein — MGAAVVSTRNPDRTVTLMWAAVGRPAVRQALLSLKSMPFTLGVLVAFLAAGALTGSFLEGPPEQLLGLASVSGPGLRGGQWWSLFTSLFFATNPLAYLAASLMIVMLLGLAERRLGRRAAVGLFLGGQFAAVTVFLLVTQLAGYVGDGWLDRMVDDRLIGPYAPVLTAGLAASARITLLWQRRLRTAVLSISLLLVLYVGHAETVIGLIGALLGLLAGWWIQGDQGRLHRHRSTGRETRNLLALTVAVFAVGPILTGITRAPTGPLALLRDVVLSPMPTLGQLVFNCGATVDASCLETGRAGFAGPFGLALAVVPVILLLICADGMRRGRRLALNIALAIQLAVTALAAVYLALFALVPSRLQGTHATPLSSAFAHVLPLVVVPLLLAVILWLNRRQFRVQTRPGARRVLAVVVCGTWLVLATSYAVAWFWSGGLSRDGGLLGLFAELARQYVPVPIPQQFRRVFPEHDSAEALLFAYSGPVFWLVALVAVWWVLVGRHHGLHFGRQDRDRARELLHQGGGPLSWMALWEPNTYWFSPDGAGAMAFQQHGTVALTLGGAFGDRQAEQRVTEGFLDYCRNHALIPALYSCDDTMWPVLRERGFSRVAVAQETRLVLSELEFKGKEWQNVRTALNRAAKLGVHAVWGSYHSLPAALRSRLSEVSEEWAAGKSVPEMGFTLGGVDELDDDEVLCCLAVDGNGAVHGVTSWLPVYDGGRLVSRTLDVMRRGSEGFPGVMEFLIASAVLELRDSVDVISLSGSPLASRPEALPERVTGADDMEAGAGDQGYEEAGTDEGAQNLVRILDLVGHALEPVYGFRSLAAFKSRFKPEYRALYLYYQDPLHLPAIGRALTRAYLPGLSLAQGARLVRKLVT, encoded by the coding sequence ATGGGGGCTGCAGTGGTGAGCACCAGGAACCCTGACCGCACCGTGACCCTGATGTGGGCCGCCGTCGGACGCCCGGCGGTCCGGCAGGCACTGCTGTCGCTGAAATCCATGCCCTTCACCCTGGGCGTGCTTGTTGCCTTCCTTGCGGCCGGTGCCTTGACCGGAAGCTTCCTCGAGGGGCCGCCGGAGCAGCTTCTGGGCCTCGCCTCCGTCAGCGGTCCGGGCCTGCGCGGCGGGCAGTGGTGGTCGCTGTTCACCAGCCTCTTCTTCGCCACCAATCCGCTCGCCTACCTCGCGGCGTCGCTGATGATCGTCATGTTGCTGGGCCTGGCGGAGCGCAGGCTGGGGCGGCGCGCCGCCGTCGGGCTGTTCCTGGGCGGGCAGTTCGCGGCCGTGACGGTGTTCCTCCTGGTGACCCAGCTGGCAGGGTACGTGGGTGACGGCTGGCTGGACCGGATGGTGGATGACAGGCTCATCGGCCCTTACGCCCCGGTGCTGACGGCGGGACTTGCCGCCAGTGCCAGGATCACGCTGCTGTGGCAGCGCCGGCTGCGCACGGCGGTGTTGTCCATTTCCCTCCTCCTGGTCCTGTACGTCGGGCACGCCGAAACGGTCATTGGCCTCATCGGCGCCCTCCTTGGCCTCCTTGCGGGCTGGTGGATCCAGGGGGACCAGGGGCGGCTGCACCGTCACCGGTCCACCGGCCGCGAGACCAGGAACCTCCTGGCCCTGACGGTTGCCGTGTTTGCCGTGGGTCCCATCCTGACCGGCATCACGCGCGCGCCCACCGGCCCGCTGGCCCTGCTCCGCGACGTCGTGCTGAGTCCCATGCCCACGCTCGGCCAACTCGTCTTCAACTGCGGTGCCACGGTTGACGCCTCCTGCCTGGAAACGGGAAGGGCGGGATTCGCCGGACCCTTCGGCCTGGCGCTGGCAGTGGTGCCGGTCATCCTGCTGCTGATCTGCGCCGACGGCATGCGCCGGGGCCGCCGGCTGGCCCTCAACATTGCCCTGGCCATCCAGCTGGCCGTCACGGCACTGGCTGCCGTCTACCTTGCCCTCTTCGCCCTGGTTCCATCGCGCCTGCAGGGGACGCATGCAACGCCCCTGTCCTCGGCCTTCGCCCACGTGCTTCCGCTCGTGGTTGTCCCATTGCTGCTGGCGGTCATCCTGTGGCTCAACCGCCGCCAGTTCCGCGTGCAGACCCGTCCGGGCGCCCGCCGGGTACTCGCGGTGGTGGTCTGCGGAACGTGGCTGGTCCTGGCCACTTCCTACGCCGTGGCCTGGTTCTGGTCCGGCGGGCTGTCCCGTGACGGCGGGCTGCTGGGCCTCTTCGCCGAGTTGGCCCGGCAGTACGTTCCGGTGCCCATTCCGCAGCAGTTCCGCCGGGTCTTCCCGGAGCACGACAGCGCGGAAGCACTGCTGTTTGCCTACTCGGGTCCGGTGTTCTGGCTCGTCGCCCTGGTTGCGGTGTGGTGGGTGCTGGTGGGTCGGCACCACGGCCTCCATTTCGGGCGGCAGGACCGCGACCGCGCGCGGGAGCTGCTCCACCAGGGCGGCGGCCCGCTGTCCTGGATGGCACTGTGGGAGCCCAACACGTACTGGTTCAGCCCGGACGGGGCAGGCGCCATGGCATTCCAACAGCATGGAACCGTTGCCCTGACCCTGGGCGGTGCGTTCGGCGACCGCCAGGCGGAGCAGCGGGTGACCGAAGGGTTCCTGGACTACTGCCGCAACCACGCACTGATCCCCGCGCTGTATTCCTGCGACGACACCATGTGGCCGGTACTGAGGGAACGGGGATTTTCCCGCGTGGCCGTCGCCCAGGAGACCCGGCTGGTGCTGAGCGAGCTTGAGTTCAAGGGCAAGGAATGGCAGAACGTCAGGACCGCGCTGAACCGCGCGGCGAAGCTGGGAGTCCACGCGGTCTGGGGTTCCTACCATTCCCTGCCCGCGGCGCTGCGGTCACGGCTGAGCGAAGTGTCCGAGGAATGGGCGGCCGGCAAATCGGTTCCGGAAATGGGCTTCACGCTGGGGGGAGTGGACGAGCTCGACGACGACGAAGTCCTCTGCTGCCTGGCCGTGGACGGCAACGGCGCGGTTCACGGCGTGACCAGCTGGCTGCCCGTATATGACGGCGGCCGGCTGGTGAGCCGGACGCTTGACGTCATGCGCCGCGGCAGTGAAGGATTCCCGGGGGTGATGGAATTCCTGATTGCCTCTGCAGTGCTGGAGTTGCGGGATTCCGTGGACGTAATCTCCCTGTCGGGCTCGCCGCTGGCCTCCCGTCCCGAAGCGCTGCCGGAGCGGGTCACCGGCGCAGATGACATGGAGGCGGGAGCGGGAGACCAGGGATACGAAGAGGCCGGCACCGATGAGGGAGCGCAGAACCTCGTGAGGATCCTGGACCTGGTAGGCCACGCGCTGGAGCCGGTCTATGGCTTCCGGTCCCTGGCGGCCTTTAAATCCCGGTTCAAGCCGGAATACCGGGCCCTCTACCTGTACTATCAGGACCCGCTGCACCTGCCTGCCATCGGCAGGGCCCTGACCCGTGCCTACCTCCCCGGGCTTTCCCTGGCGCAGGGCGCCCGGCTGGTCCGCAAACTGGTGACGTGA
- a CDS encoding cold-shock protein, whose translation MAQGTVKWFNAEKGFGFITPDDSDGDVFVHYSEIQTGGFKTLDENQRVQFEIGQGAKGPQATGVTLV comes from the coding sequence ATGGCACAGGGAACTGTGAAGTGGTTCAACGCTGAAAAGGGCTTCGGCTTCATCACCCCGGATGACTCGGATGGCGATGTCTTCGTTCACTACTCCGAGATCCAGACCGGCGGCTTCAAGACCCTCGACGAGAACCAGCGCGTTCAGTTCGAAATCGGCCAGGGCGCCAAGGGCCCCCAGGCTACCGGCGTAACTCTGGTCTAG
- the nucS gene encoding endonuclease NucS, whose product MRLVIAHCSVDYVGRLKAHLPLATRLLLVKADGSVLVHSDGGSYKPLNWMSPPATLRVSSPDEVDLELGVVEQWTVQSAKTDDRLIINIHDKLSESSHDLGVDPGLIKDGVEADLQRLLAEQIETLGQGYSLIRREYFTAIGPVDILARDADGATVAIELKRRGDIDGVEQLTRYLELLNRDPLLAPVRGIFAAQQIKPQAKVLANDRGIDCVTLDYDAMRGVDDSESRLF is encoded by the coding sequence GTGCGACTTGTCATAGCCCATTGCTCCGTTGATTACGTTGGCCGGCTCAAAGCCCATCTCCCCCTCGCCACCCGGCTCCTGCTGGTCAAGGCCGACGGCTCCGTGCTGGTGCATTCCGACGGCGGTTCCTACAAGCCGCTGAACTGGATGAGCCCCCCTGCCACACTCCGGGTTTCGTCTCCGGATGAAGTGGACCTCGAACTTGGGGTGGTGGAGCAGTGGACCGTGCAGTCGGCCAAGACCGATGACCGGCTCATCATCAACATCCACGACAAACTCAGTGAGTCCTCCCACGACCTCGGCGTGGACCCCGGACTGATCAAAGACGGTGTGGAAGCGGACCTGCAGCGCCTGCTGGCCGAACAGATCGAAACGCTGGGCCAGGGCTACTCCCTCATCAGGCGCGAATACTTCACTGCAATCGGCCCCGTGGACATCCTGGCGCGGGACGCCGACGGTGCCACGGTGGCCATTGAACTCAAGCGCCGGGGGGACATAGACGGCGTGGAGCAGCTGACCCGATACCTCGAACTGCTCAACCGCGACCCCCTGCTGGCACCGGTCCGCGGCATTTTTGCGGCCCAGCAGATCAAGCCACAGGCCAAAGTGCTGGCCAACGACCGCGGGATCGACTGCGTGACCCTGGACTACGACGCAATGCGCGGGGTGGACGACAGCGAATCGCGTCTCTTCTAG
- a CDS encoding ATP/GTP-binding protein has product MPRSNRPRRPASGRGPASGRGAGGKRSGEVPELDLERARAGIARRESAPDGEWMVRTMTAKNAGKTYICPECSTAVLPGVAHLVVWKDHHLFGAAAGLAERRHWHTNCWMTRSYRYR; this is encoded by the coding sequence ATGCCACGTTCCAACCGTCCCCGCCGTCCCGCTTCCGGCAGGGGTCCCGCTTCCGGCAGGGGAGCAGGAGGGAAGAGGAGCGGCGAGGTTCCCGAGCTGGACCTGGAACGGGCAAGGGCCGGAATCGCCCGCCGGGAGAGCGCCCCCGACGGGGAGTGGATGGTCCGGACCATGACGGCCAAAAACGCCGGCAAGACCTACATCTGCCCTGAATGCTCCACCGCCGTGCTGCCCGGCGTCGCACACCTGGTGGTGTGGAAGGACCACCACCTTTTTGGCGCGGCCGCCGGCCTGGCCGAACGGCGGCACTGGCACACCAACTGCTGGATGACGCGCAGCTACCGCTACCGCTGA
- a CDS encoding alpha/beta hydrolase, with protein sequence MTFDPASYEFTQARGPAPIRASTVLPARRENIELQTEDGHTLVGELALPESGPVRATLITLHPLPTHGGFMDSHVFRKASFRLPALAGIAVLRFNTRGTASPHGTSSGAFEEGIGERYDVEAAVRFAVERGLPNRWLVGWSFGTELALMYGALEPVAAQIEGAVLLSPPLHRATDKHLQLWAESGKPLTVLVPEHDDFLQPAEAAARFSLVPQARVVAVAGAKHLWVGEKYAARVLNDVVAQVIPDQAGVPLPQEWDGPTAAAGA encoded by the coding sequence ATGACTTTTGATCCGGCGTCGTACGAATTCACCCAGGCCCGGGGCCCCGCTCCCATCCGCGCCTCCACCGTCCTGCCCGCCCGCCGCGAGAACATCGAGCTGCAGACGGAGGACGGCCATACGCTGGTGGGGGAGCTGGCGCTGCCCGAATCAGGTCCGGTCAGGGCCACGCTGATCACGCTCCACCCGCTGCCGACGCACGGCGGCTTCATGGATTCGCACGTCTTCCGCAAGGCCTCCTTCCGCCTGCCGGCGCTGGCGGGCATCGCGGTGCTGCGCTTCAACACCCGGGGTACCGCCTCTCCCCACGGCACCAGCAGCGGCGCCTTCGAGGAAGGGATTGGGGAACGGTATGACGTGGAGGCGGCCGTGCGTTTCGCCGTCGAGCGGGGCCTGCCCAACCGCTGGCTGGTGGGCTGGTCGTTCGGGACTGAACTGGCGCTGATGTACGGCGCCCTGGAGCCGGTGGCCGCGCAGATCGAGGGGGCGGTGCTGCTGTCGCCGCCGCTGCACCGCGCCACGGACAAACACCTGCAGCTCTGGGCCGAATCGGGCAAGCCCCTTACTGTCCTGGTGCCGGAGCACGACGACTTCCTGCAGCCGGCCGAGGCGGCTGCCCGGTTCAGCCTGGTGCCGCAGGCCCGCGTGGTGGCTGTGGCCGGGGCCAAGCACCTGTGGGTGGGGGAGAAGTACGCTGCGCGGGTCCTGAACGACGTCGTTGCGCAGGTCATTCCCGACCAGGCCGGGGTCCCGCTGCCGCAGGAATGGGACGGCCCGACGGCGGCTGCCGGCGCGTAG
- a CDS encoding AI-2E family transporter has product MTDKTDPSSAAAGNPGDSRGPVPAPLPPLGMAAAAHRRGTAAAALGHVVRRLRQPLPGAQPRLRFEMPPEYTGQVSETDHGGDEEPQFGHPGPRMSPQHPLYMGFMGTVGVGLALLVYWIGSHTTQLLLWIVAALFIALGLEPVVGWLETRKIPRPAGILVSVAVLMGAVVGFFATLIPTIVEQVSEIVRQAPEWVRTFMDSDFFRSLDDQFGVRDRITEELEKFVNDPAAVGGIFGGVVGFGSTVANGLFGTLIVLVLSLYFLAALPAMKKWGYRLAPRSRRTRVAALSEEITRSVGNYVIGQACVALLNATFAFVVMSIVGIPFALLLAFVVVLLAFIPLVGGMIAGVVVILVSLTQGWQAAAIYAICYFAYLQFEAYFISPRVMQKAVAVPGAVAVISVIAGGSLLGVLGALIAIPTAAAVLLLLREIYIVRQDQH; this is encoded by the coding sequence GTGACTGACAAGACGGACCCGTCCTCGGCCGCAGCCGGAAATCCCGGTGATTCCAGGGGCCCGGTCCCTGCGCCGCTGCCACCCCTCGGGATGGCGGCAGCAGCGCACCGCAGGGGTACTGCCGCGGCTGCCCTGGGCCACGTGGTTCGGAGGCTCCGCCAGCCCTTGCCCGGGGCGCAGCCCAGGCTTCGGTTCGAGATGCCCCCGGAATACACCGGACAGGTCTCCGAGACGGACCACGGCGGTGACGAGGAGCCGCAGTTCGGGCATCCGGGCCCGCGCATGTCCCCACAGCATCCGCTGTACATGGGGTTCATGGGAACAGTGGGCGTGGGACTGGCTCTGCTGGTCTACTGGATCGGTTCACACACCACGCAGCTGCTGTTGTGGATCGTGGCGGCACTGTTCATCGCGCTGGGGCTGGAGCCGGTGGTGGGCTGGCTTGAGACCAGGAAGATCCCCCGGCCCGCCGGCATCCTGGTCTCGGTGGCCGTCCTGATGGGAGCCGTCGTCGGATTTTTCGCCACGCTCATCCCCACGATCGTTGAACAGGTATCGGAAATCGTGCGGCAGGCCCCGGAATGGGTGCGCACTTTCATGGACTCGGACTTCTTCCGCAGCCTCGATGACCAGTTCGGCGTGCGCGACCGCATTACCGAGGAACTGGAGAAGTTCGTCAACGACCCCGCGGCGGTGGGTGGCATTTTCGGCGGCGTGGTGGGATTTGGCTCCACCGTGGCCAACGGGCTCTTTGGCACCCTGATCGTCCTGGTGCTGAGCCTGTACTTCCTGGCGGCGCTCCCGGCCATGAAGAAGTGGGGCTACAGGCTGGCACCGCGCTCCCGCCGGACGCGGGTGGCCGCCCTGTCGGAGGAGATCACCCGGTCAGTGGGAAACTACGTGATCGGCCAGGCCTGCGTGGCCCTGCTCAACGCCACGTTTGCCTTCGTGGTGATGTCCATCGTGGGCATCCCGTTTGCGCTGCTCCTGGCGTTCGTGGTGGTCCTGCTCGCCTTCATTCCCTTGGTGGGCGGCATGATCGCGGGCGTTGTGGTGATCCTCGTGTCCCTCACCCAGGGCTGGCAGGCAGCGGCCATCTACGCCATCTGCTACTTCGCCTACCTGCAGTTCGAGGCCTACTTCATCTCACCCCGCGTCATGCAGAAGGCAGTGGCCGTGCCCGGTGCGGTGGCGGTGATCTCCGTCATCGCCGGCGGCAGCCTGCTGGGCGTGCTCGGGGCGCTCATCGCCATCCCCACCGCGGCCGCTGTCCTGCTGCTGCTCCGGGAGATCTACATCGTCCGGCAGGACCAGCACTAA
- a CDS encoding tetratricopeptide repeat protein has translation MSSPASRPVPPAAANLLNLRGAVDLSSLKRPAATSGAPAPSGTTTPSGSAAGPAPGTQPGAPAGGPELKVNVTEANFQQLVELSAQVPVVFALWAPYSPESGRMLETLDRVVASYGGRLVLGAADIEAFPQLAQAFQVQAVPTAVAVLKGQPVPLFQGGADEQQVRSLFDELLKVAAANGVTGSLDGGADAEPEPAPLPPLHQAAFDAIEAGDYAAAAEAYRQALKEMPADHEAKAGLAQVELMDRLQSLSAEESEALRARAANEPDNLAAQLGVADLDVAGGHVDDALNRLVAFIGRNFGPERETARVRLLELFDVVGPGDERVAKARQALARVLF, from the coding sequence ATGAGTTCGCCAGCTTCCCGCCCAGTTCCTCCTGCCGCTGCCAACCTGCTTAACCTGCGCGGCGCCGTCGACCTTTCCTCGCTGAAACGCCCCGCCGCCACCTCCGGTGCACCAGCTCCATCCGGGACCACAACCCCGTCCGGGAGTGCGGCCGGCCCGGCGCCGGGCACGCAGCCGGGGGCACCCGCCGGCGGGCCTGAACTCAAGGTCAACGTCACCGAAGCAAACTTCCAGCAGCTGGTGGAGCTGTCCGCCCAGGTGCCGGTGGTGTTTGCCCTCTGGGCCCCCTACTCGCCGGAGTCCGGCAGGATGCTTGAGACCCTGGACCGCGTGGTGGCCAGCTACGGTGGCCGCCTGGTCCTTGGCGCCGCGGACATCGAAGCCTTCCCGCAGCTTGCCCAGGCCTTCCAGGTGCAGGCCGTGCCCACCGCCGTCGCCGTCCTCAAGGGGCAACCGGTGCCCCTCTTCCAGGGCGGGGCGGACGAACAGCAGGTGCGCAGCCTCTTTGATGAACTCCTCAAGGTGGCGGCGGCCAACGGGGTCACCGGAAGCCTTGACGGCGGGGCCGATGCTGAACCCGAGCCCGCACCGCTGCCGCCGCTGCACCAGGCGGCCTTCGACGCCATTGAGGCCGGCGACTACGCCGCAGCCGCCGAGGCGTACCGCCAGGCGCTGAAGGAGATGCCAGCGGACCACGAGGCCAAGGCCGGGCTGGCGCAGGTGGAACTGATGGACCGGCTCCAGTCGCTGTCGGCCGAGGAAAGCGAAGCGCTCCGGGCGCGTGCGGCGAATGAGCCCGACAACCTGGCTGCACAGCTTGGCGTCGCAGACCTGGATGTGGCCGGCGGGCACGTGGACGATGCGCTGAACCGGCTGGTGGCCTTCATCGGCAGGAACTTCGGCCCCGAGCGTGAGACCGCGCGGGTGCGGCTGCTGGAACTGTTCGACGTGGTGGGGCCGGGTGACGAGCGGGTGGCAAAGGCGCGCCAGGCGCTTGCGCGGGTACTGTTCTAG
- a CDS encoding NADH:flavin oxidoreductase/NADH oxidase, with protein MPALFQPLTLRSMELQHRGWVSPMCQYSCDPDDAPGVPNDWHLVHLGGFATGGAAMILTEAAAVNAAGRISPRDAGIYNDEQAAAWQRIISFVHRHGAAGTKIGVQLAHAGRKASTYWPFSGKQGSVPASDGGWDTVGPSGTAFEGYAAPSGMSVEQIQGVIADFAAAAVRAVDAGFDTMEIHGAHGYLLHQFQSPLINQREDEWGGDEAGRNRLMLAVVDAVRAVIPDSMPLLLRISATDWAPGGVDLAASVRLAREAAAHGVDLVDVSSGGAVAHQQIKPGLGYQTGFSAAIREEAGTATGTVGLVTTPGQAEHAIATGQADGVFIARAALRDPHWWLRAAFDLGYDIPWPPQYERAVPRRTF; from the coding sequence GTGCCGGCCCTGTTCCAGCCGCTGACGCTGCGGTCCATGGAACTGCAGCACCGTGGCTGGGTTTCGCCCATGTGCCAGTACAGCTGCGATCCCGACGACGCCCCGGGCGTTCCGAACGACTGGCACCTGGTGCACCTGGGAGGGTTTGCCACGGGCGGCGCGGCAATGATCCTTACGGAGGCCGCGGCGGTGAACGCCGCGGGCCGGATCAGTCCGCGCGACGCAGGCATCTACAACGACGAGCAGGCGGCGGCGTGGCAGCGGATCATTTCCTTTGTCCACCGGCACGGTGCTGCGGGCACCAAAATTGGTGTGCAGCTGGCCCACGCCGGCCGGAAGGCATCCACCTACTGGCCGTTTTCCGGCAAGCAGGGGAGCGTTCCGGCGTCCGACGGCGGCTGGGACACCGTGGGCCCGTCCGGCACCGCGTTCGAAGGCTATGCGGCCCCTTCGGGCATGAGCGTGGAGCAAATCCAGGGCGTCATTGCCGATTTTGCCGCTGCGGCCGTACGGGCGGTGGACGCCGGTTTTGACACCATGGAAATCCACGGGGCGCACGGCTACCTGTTGCACCAGTTCCAGAGCCCGCTGATCAACCAGCGTGAGGACGAGTGGGGCGGGGACGAAGCCGGAAGGAACCGGCTGATGCTGGCCGTGGTTGACGCCGTCCGGGCAGTGATTCCCGATTCCATGCCTCTGCTGCTCCGCATCTCGGCCACCGACTGGGCGCCGGGAGGGGTGGACCTGGCGGCGTCGGTCCGCCTGGCCCGCGAGGCGGCCGCCCACGGCGTGGATCTGGTTGATGTCTCCAGCGGCGGGGCAGTGGCGCACCAGCAGATCAAGCCGGGACTGGGCTACCAGACCGGATTCTCGGCCGCCATCCGTGAGGAGGCAGGGACCGCCACAGGCACGGTGGGCCTGGTGACCACGCCCGGCCAGGCGGAGCATGCCATTGCCACCGGGCAGGCCGATGGCGTCTTCATTGCCCGGGCGGCGCTGCGCGATCCCCACTGGTGGCTGCGCGCCGCGTTCGACCTGGGCTACGACATCCCCTGGCCGCCCCAGTACGAGCGGGCCGTCCCGCGGCGCACCTTCTGA
- a CDS encoding DUF3253 domain-containing protein yields MAQRGGNDRGGKEPQTPVDRQLEAKILELLATRAATSTICPSEAARAVGGDDWRRLMEPAREVARRLVDSGQVHITQGGSVVDPATAKGPIRIRKVR; encoded by the coding sequence ATGGCGCAGCGCGGCGGGAATGATCGTGGCGGGAAAGAGCCGCAAACCCCGGTTGACCGGCAGCTGGAAGCGAAGATCCTGGAACTCCTGGCAACCCGGGCGGCCACGTCCACCATCTGCCCGTCCGAGGCCGCCAGGGCGGTGGGCGGAGATGACTGGCGCCGGCTAATGGAGCCTGCCCGCGAAGTGGCGCGGCGGCTGGTTGACTCGGGGCAGGTCCACATCACCCAAGGCGGTTCCGTGGTTGATCCGGCCACGGCAAAGGGCCCGATCAGGATCCGGAAGGTTCGCTGA